The following is a genomic window from Mycoplasma bradburyae.
ACCGATTCTTGATTTGTCGTCAATTCTATCGATAACATACTTAAGATCTTCAAATTTTGAGCAAATTTGTTGACCTTTATCTGCCATTGTTTCTAGACAAATAATTGTTTTGGTTGTTTGCGCGATCGCTTTATTTAATTCATTTACTAAATGATCTAATGCTTGAGTTTTGTTATCAACATTTAAAGCTGAACCTGGGTGTAGAACAAAATACTTAGCACCTAGTTCATATGTTCTATGCAATTCGCTGACAAAAAACTCAAAACTTCTTTTTCGTTTAACTTCATCGCCATTCGCTAAATTAATTAAATAAGGAGCGTGCACAACATAGTTATCATCTAAATCGCCTAAATTGTTGTTTTTTAAGTATTCTTTAGCTAAATCTAGTTTGAATTCAGTAGTGGGTACTCGTTTAAAACTTTGTGGCGGACCGCTATAAAACATAAAAGTAGTTGCATTATAATCAACAACCGTTTTTACCATTTCAAGCATAAAATCAGGTCTTTTAGCTCCAACAAAGCAACCTAAATACTTTAATTTTTCTGTTTTCATATATAAATAAAAAAACCATATAGGTTTTATCGCCTATTGGTTTAATTTTAATTTGTTTTATTTTAAAAATTACTTGCTTTCAACAACAACGCTAACTTTAGTTCTGTTACCCATAAATTTAGTGTAACGAACAACACCGTTAGCTAATGCGAATAGCGTATCATCTTTACCTTGACCAACATT
Proteins encoded in this region:
- a CDS encoding deoxyribonuclease IV, which encodes MKTEKLKYLGCFVGAKRPDFMLEMVKTVVDYNATTFMFYSGPPQSFKRVPTTEFKLDLAKEYLKNNNLGDLDDNYVVHAPYLINLANGDEVKRKRSFEFFVSELHRTYELGAKYFVLHPGSALNVDNKTQALDHLVNELNKAIAQTTKTIICLETMADKGQQICSKFEDLKYVIDRIDDKSRIGVCFDTCHVHDAGYDLSDTQGIIDQFDQVIGLEYLHVIHLNDSKNPKGSKKDRHANIGYGLIGFDNLINFIYHEKIKDKVIILETPWIDDPIKGEIPLYKEEIQMINDKKFIKGLVNE